A stretch of Acidobacteriota bacterium DNA encodes these proteins:
- a CDS encoding GlsB/YeaQ/YmgE family stress response membrane protein encodes MFGILGWIVFGLIVGVVAKLLMPGRDPGGMIVTILLGIVGAVLGGFLGRAMGLYGPGDPAGFIMSLVGALILLFLYRMMAGRRTV; translated from the coding sequence ATGTTCGGCATTCTGGGATGGATCGTCTTCGGCCTGATCGTCGGTGTCGTCGCCAAGCTGCTGATGCCCGGACGTGATCCGGGCGGCATGATCGTCACGATCCTGCTCGGCATCGTCGGCGCCGTGCTCGGCGGCTTCCTCGGGCGCGCCATGGGCCTCTACGGTCCGGGCGATCCGGCGGGCTTCATCATGTCGCTCGTCGGCGCCCTCATTCTTCTTTTCCTCTACCGCATGATGGCCGGACGACGAACGGTCTGA